In a genomic window of Xenopus laevis strain J_2021 chromosome 5S, Xenopus_laevis_v10.1, whole genome shotgun sequence:
- the susd4.S gene encoding sushi domain-containing protein 4 isoform X2 translates to MCHGMCVRRADLFLGQQQSLLVLLLYVQLSLCFGPVHLSVGFDDLTTCAVPEVPENGYRTQSMGIFFENAVVRFHCKSGYKLKGPSKKMCVQLYNGSLAWKPSDTPVCLQEVTDCLAPYIEDADILNKTYKTGDKLIMSCRDGFQTRYPDLDNMASICQDDGTWDNLAMCQGCLRPLVLPHSYINISEFDFSFPVGRVVYYQCFPGYKLEGAEYIECMYNLIWSAEPPRCLDVEVCPLPPMVTHGDYTCHPQPCERYNHGTVIEFFCDPGYTLANDYKYFTCQSGEWFPSYPVICFKTEASWPNTEDTLLTTWKIVAFTASTVLLVLLLVIIARSFQTKFKTHFLPRSPQDSTGEPDFVVVDGVLVMLPSYDEAVSSAVNVTPPGYTPPAEQRSPTPTEESDPPAYPGNPDSLCEESETFDSLLDSSELAQTLHSTSLTHIRAASAENTNNGEAPSTSPSIDIADEIPLMDEEP, encoded by the exons GATTTGACGATCTGACCACATGCGCTGTTCCCGAGGTCCCAGAAAATGGATACAGGACACAGAGCATGGGGATTTTCTTTGAAAATGCTGTCGTCCGGTTCCACTGCAAGAGCGGGTACAAGCTCAAGGGCCCCTCGAAGAAGATGTGTGTGCAACTATACAATGGGTCTCTTGCCTGGAAGCCCAGCGACACACCAGTGTGCCTACAGGAAG TCACAGATTGCCTTGCTCCCTACATTGAAGACGCTGATATTCTTAACAAGACCTACAAGACGGGAGACAAGCTGATAATGAGCTGCCGCGATGGATTCCAGACTCGTTACCCCGACTTGGACAACATGGCTTCAATATGTCAGGATGATGGAACGTGGGATAATCTTGCCATGTGTCAAG GCTGCCTGAGACCCCTGGTTCTGCCTCACAGTTACATTAACATTTCAGAGTTCGATTTCTCCTTCCCGGTGGGCCGAGTGGTCTATTACCAGTGTTTCCCTGGCTACAAGCTGGAAGGGGCCGAGTACATTGAGTGCATGTACAATCTCATCTGGTCGGCGGAACCTCCCCGGTGCCTTGATGTGGAAG TCTGTCCGCTTCCTCCAATGGTGACCCATGGAGACTACACCTGCCACCCCCAGCCGTGCGAGCGATACAACCATGGAACGGTCATCGAATTTTTCTGTGATCCGGGATACACCCTGGCCAACGATTATAAGTACTTCACATGCCAGTCTGGGGAATGGTTCCCTTCTTACCCAGTCATTTGTTTCAAGACAG AGGCATCATGGCCGAACACAGAAGATACTCTGCTCACGACGTGGAAGATAGTGGCCTTCACGGCTAGCACTGTTCTGCTGGTGCTGCTGCTCGTCATTATTGCCAGGAGCTTTCAGACTAAATTCAAGACACATTTCCTTCCAAG GAGTCCGCAGGACAGCACCGGGGAGCCGGACTTTGTGGTAGTGGACGGGGTGCTGGTTATGCTTCCTTCATACGATGAGGCTGTGAGCAGCGCTGTGAATGTTACTCCTCCGGGCTACACGCCACCTGCAGAACAGAGGAGTCCCACACCGACAGAGGAATCCGACCCTCCAGCATATCCGGGGAACCCTGACAGTTTGTGTGAGGAATCAGAGACCTTTGATagtttgttggattcatcagaactGGCCCAAACTTTACATTCAACTTCCCTGACTCACATCAGAGCTGCATCTGCAGAGAACACGAACAATGGGGAAGCACCGTCCACCAGCCCCAGTATCGACATTGCAGATG AAATTCCACTGATGGACGAAGAGCCATGA
- the susd4.S gene encoding sushi domain-containing protein 4 isoform X1 — MCHGMCVRRADLFLGQQQSLLVLLLYVQLSLCFGPVHLSVGFDDLTTCAVPEVPENGYRTQSMGIFFENAVVRFHCKSGYKLKGPSKKMCVQLYNGSLAWKPSDTPVCLQEVTDCLAPYIEDADILNKTYKTGDKLIMSCRDGFQTRYPDLDNMASICQDDGTWDNLAMCQGCLRPLVLPHSYINISEFDFSFPVGRVVYYQCFPGYKLEGAEYIECMYNLIWSAEPPRCLDVEVCPLPPMVTHGDYTCHPQPCERYNHGTVIEFFCDPGYTLANDYKYFTCQSGEWFPSYPVICFKTEASWPNTEDTLLTTWKIVAFTASTVLLVLLLVIIARSFQTKFKTHFLPRSPQDSTGEPDFVVVDGVLVMLPSYDEAVSSAVNVTPPGYTPPAEQRSPTPTEESDPPAYPGNPDSLCEESETFDSLLDSSELAQTLHSTSLTHIRAASAENTNNGEAPSTSPSIDIADGNEIPLMDEEP; from the exons GATTTGACGATCTGACCACATGCGCTGTTCCCGAGGTCCCAGAAAATGGATACAGGACACAGAGCATGGGGATTTTCTTTGAAAATGCTGTCGTCCGGTTCCACTGCAAGAGCGGGTACAAGCTCAAGGGCCCCTCGAAGAAGATGTGTGTGCAACTATACAATGGGTCTCTTGCCTGGAAGCCCAGCGACACACCAGTGTGCCTACAGGAAG TCACAGATTGCCTTGCTCCCTACATTGAAGACGCTGATATTCTTAACAAGACCTACAAGACGGGAGACAAGCTGATAATGAGCTGCCGCGATGGATTCCAGACTCGTTACCCCGACTTGGACAACATGGCTTCAATATGTCAGGATGATGGAACGTGGGATAATCTTGCCATGTGTCAAG GCTGCCTGAGACCCCTGGTTCTGCCTCACAGTTACATTAACATTTCAGAGTTCGATTTCTCCTTCCCGGTGGGCCGAGTGGTCTATTACCAGTGTTTCCCTGGCTACAAGCTGGAAGGGGCCGAGTACATTGAGTGCATGTACAATCTCATCTGGTCGGCGGAACCTCCCCGGTGCCTTGATGTGGAAG TCTGTCCGCTTCCTCCAATGGTGACCCATGGAGACTACACCTGCCACCCCCAGCCGTGCGAGCGATACAACCATGGAACGGTCATCGAATTTTTCTGTGATCCGGGATACACCCTGGCCAACGATTATAAGTACTTCACATGCCAGTCTGGGGAATGGTTCCCTTCTTACCCAGTCATTTGTTTCAAGACAG AGGCATCATGGCCGAACACAGAAGATACTCTGCTCACGACGTGGAAGATAGTGGCCTTCACGGCTAGCACTGTTCTGCTGGTGCTGCTGCTCGTCATTATTGCCAGGAGCTTTCAGACTAAATTCAAGACACATTTCCTTCCAAG GAGTCCGCAGGACAGCACCGGGGAGCCGGACTTTGTGGTAGTGGACGGGGTGCTGGTTATGCTTCCTTCATACGATGAGGCTGTGAGCAGCGCTGTGAATGTTACTCCTCCGGGCTACACGCCACCTGCAGAACAGAGGAGTCCCACACCGACAGAGGAATCCGACCCTCCAGCATATCCGGGGAACCCTGACAGTTTGTGTGAGGAATCAGAGACCTTTGATagtttgttggattcatcagaactGGCCCAAACTTTACATTCAACTTCCCTGACTCACATCAGAGCTGCATCTGCAGAGAACACGAACAATGGGGAAGCACCGTCCACCAGCCCCAGTATCGACATTGCAGATGGTAATG AAATTCCACTGATGGACGAAGAGCCATGA
- the susd4.S gene encoding sushi domain-containing protein 4 isoform X3, with product MCHGMCVRRADLFLGQQQSLLVLLLYVQLSLCFGPVHLSVGFDDLTTCAVPEVPENGYRTQSMGIFFENAVVRFHCKSGYKLKGPSKKMCVQLYNGSLAWKPSDTPVCLQEVTDCLAPYIEDADILNKTYKTGDKLIMSCRDGFQTRYPDLDNMASICQDDGTWDNLAMCQEFDFSFPVGRVVYYQCFPGYKLEGAEYIECMYNLIWSAEPPRCLDVEVCPLPPMVTHGDYTCHPQPCERYNHGTVIEFFCDPGYTLANDYKYFTCQSGEWFPSYPVICFKTEASWPNTEDTLLTTWKIVAFTASTVLLVLLLVIIARSFQTKFKTHFLPRSPQDSTGEPDFVVVDGVLVMLPSYDEAVSSAVNVTPPGYTPPAEQRSPTPTEESDPPAYPGNPDSLCEESETFDSLLDSSELAQTLHSTSLTHIRAASAENTNNGEAPSTSPSIDIADGNEIPLMDEEP from the exons GATTTGACGATCTGACCACATGCGCTGTTCCCGAGGTCCCAGAAAATGGATACAGGACACAGAGCATGGGGATTTTCTTTGAAAATGCTGTCGTCCGGTTCCACTGCAAGAGCGGGTACAAGCTCAAGGGCCCCTCGAAGAAGATGTGTGTGCAACTATACAATGGGTCTCTTGCCTGGAAGCCCAGCGACACACCAGTGTGCCTACAGGAAG TCACAGATTGCCTTGCTCCCTACATTGAAGACGCTGATATTCTTAACAAGACCTACAAGACGGGAGACAAGCTGATAATGAGCTGCCGCGATGGATTCCAGACTCGTTACCCCGACTTGGACAACATGGCTTCAATATGTCAGGATGATGGAACGTGGGATAATCTTGCCATGTGTCAAG AGTTCGATTTCTCCTTCCCGGTGGGCCGAGTGGTCTATTACCAGTGTTTCCCTGGCTACAAGCTGGAAGGGGCCGAGTACATTGAGTGCATGTACAATCTCATCTGGTCGGCGGAACCTCCCCGGTGCCTTGATGTGGAAG TCTGTCCGCTTCCTCCAATGGTGACCCATGGAGACTACACCTGCCACCCCCAGCCGTGCGAGCGATACAACCATGGAACGGTCATCGAATTTTTCTGTGATCCGGGATACACCCTGGCCAACGATTATAAGTACTTCACATGCCAGTCTGGGGAATGGTTCCCTTCTTACCCAGTCATTTGTTTCAAGACAG AGGCATCATGGCCGAACACAGAAGATACTCTGCTCACGACGTGGAAGATAGTGGCCTTCACGGCTAGCACTGTTCTGCTGGTGCTGCTGCTCGTCATTATTGCCAGGAGCTTTCAGACTAAATTCAAGACACATTTCCTTCCAAG GAGTCCGCAGGACAGCACCGGGGAGCCGGACTTTGTGGTAGTGGACGGGGTGCTGGTTATGCTTCCTTCATACGATGAGGCTGTGAGCAGCGCTGTGAATGTTACTCCTCCGGGCTACACGCCACCTGCAGAACAGAGGAGTCCCACACCGACAGAGGAATCCGACCCTCCAGCATATCCGGGGAACCCTGACAGTTTGTGTGAGGAATCAGAGACCTTTGATagtttgttggattcatcagaactGGCCCAAACTTTACATTCAACTTCCCTGACTCACATCAGAGCTGCATCTGCAGAGAACACGAACAATGGGGAAGCACCGTCCACCAGCCCCAGTATCGACATTGCAGATGGTAATG AAATTCCACTGATGGACGAAGAGCCATGA